GTTGGGTGTGGCGCTGATCCAGGTTAAGGTGATGGTGGAATCCGACCAAAAGAAAGACTCTGCAACGTTGATCCCCATCGCCTTCTTTACCCGGTGATGCAAGTGTGCTCCTAATACAGCAGCGCATAGTTCAAGGCGGGGCAGTGTGACGCGCTTGAGCGGTGCCACACGCGATTTGGAAGAAAGCAACGTTATGCGTATCTGCCCACTTTCGCCTTCACAACGCGCATAAATGCAGGCTCCATATGCTGCTTCCGATGCATCACAGAAGGTATGTAGCTGAATACGCGCACCAGGTAGAAGCGCATAACGACTAACCTTGAATTCAGAGATGAGTTGCCAATCCTGTTGtattgctttccatttcttaCAGATAGTATCTGGAACATACTCGTCCCAACCAGCTTTCTGCAACCATAAttcctgcatcatcatcttggCCCGAATGACAATCGGGGAGATCAGGCCCAGCGGATCGAACATGCGAGCTACGTTAGATAGAATGGATCGCTTTGTCGGAATGGACACATCACTGGATATTGCGGATTCGAAAGATAAAACGTCATGCTCTGGCTCCCATGAAACACCAAGAGCCTTTACCGTCTCGTGTGGTAAGAATTGCCGCGCTGACTGTGTGCCGATTTGATCCGCATTTAAACCGGCGAGCACCTCGAGCTGATTGGATGTCCACTTTCGCAGCTCGAAGCCGCCTTTGGCGAGCAATTGGGAAAGCTCGATTCGTAACTGGCGAGCATTTTCGATGGAATCAGCACCACCGATGAAATCGTCAACGTAGAAATTAGTTTTCAAAGCAGCTGAAGCATTGGGACAAGAGTCGCCCTCATCGTTTGCAAGCTGCAGCAATGTTCTGGTTGCTAAGAATGATGAGGGGGCTAAGCCATAGGTAACTGTATTCAGCTCAAAATATTCGATTGGCGAGTGAGGCGAAAATCGAAAGCAAATGCGTACAAATTTCCGGTCGTTAG
This genomic interval from Anopheles merus strain MAF unplaced genomic scaffold, AmerM5.1 LNR4000647, whole genome shotgun sequence contains the following:
- the LOC121602831 gene encoding uncharacterized protein LOC121602831 translates to MQAPYAASDASQKIVSGTYSSQPAFCNHNSCIIILARMTIGEIRPSGSNMRATLDRMDRFVGMDTSLDIADSKDKTSCSGSHETPRAFTVSCGKNCRADCVPI